The following coding sequences are from one Arthrobacter sp. 24S4-2 window:
- a CDS encoding FGGY family carbohydrate kinase has protein sequence MTRNEGLGVPAILAIDEGTTGTRAAWVTADGDTHALEYRHLNVTSPRAGVVEQDANEILEKTINACRAVVSQAAEEGVQLQALAIATQRSTAVLWDKESGQALVPAMVWQDSQYAPELAALAPEWDPTLTATVGRPTGVRSPYLWAAHQLRESTAVAEAYAGRRLGFGTIETWLLWNLTKERSYVATATNATSAGAYILGEHRYRTDWIEALGFPLDLLPHLCQDAELLGHTDEQAIGISVPVLAAIGDQHAGTIGLGCVDPGQAMCVHGTGSFVDLVTGHNLPAQPGLFAGTLTLTGWRRLQETVFAVETFTATTGSALDWVCSTLGWFDSAQQISELAATVESSNGVMFVPALTGIRTPEMEPRVRASLTGFSMSTTPAEVAYAVLEGIAHSVASSVEANAEVAGIGVTEIVVGGGMSGSDPLIQMQADLTGIPMRRLPGSELASLRGPRSWPVPKDCYGIPSRTPRPRLAAETFFSPASARSSVPGGVPCGKQESTASSLWPGSSPAR, from the coding sequence ATGACGAGGAACGAGGGATTAGGTGTTCCGGCCATTCTGGCCATCGATGAAGGAACAACGGGCACCCGAGCGGCTTGGGTAACCGCGGACGGCGATACGCATGCACTGGAGTACCGTCATCTGAACGTAACCAGCCCGCGAGCCGGTGTTGTGGAGCAGGACGCCAACGAAATCCTGGAGAAAACCATCAATGCGTGCCGTGCCGTGGTTTCGCAGGCGGCCGAGGAAGGGGTCCAGCTTCAGGCACTTGCGATCGCCACACAGCGGTCAACGGCGGTGCTTTGGGATAAAGAGAGCGGCCAGGCGCTGGTGCCGGCCATGGTCTGGCAGGACAGCCAGTATGCTCCGGAACTAGCGGCGTTAGCCCCGGAATGGGACCCGACCCTGACAGCCACCGTGGGCCGCCCAACCGGCGTACGCTCGCCATACCTCTGGGCGGCCCACCAGCTAAGGGAGTCAACTGCGGTTGCCGAAGCCTACGCCGGCCGCAGACTCGGCTTCGGCACCATCGAGACGTGGCTGCTGTGGAACCTCACCAAGGAACGCAGCTACGTTGCAACAGCCACGAACGCGACCTCCGCGGGAGCGTACATTCTCGGCGAACACCGCTACCGGACGGACTGGATAGAAGCCCTTGGCTTCCCTCTGGACCTGCTGCCACACCTGTGCCAGGACGCGGAGCTACTAGGCCATACGGATGAGCAAGCCATCGGCATCTCCGTGCCCGTTCTGGCGGCTATCGGCGATCAGCACGCAGGAACCATCGGCTTGGGCTGTGTCGACCCGGGTCAGGCGATGTGCGTCCATGGGACCGGAAGCTTCGTGGACCTCGTCACCGGGCACAACCTGCCCGCCCAACCTGGGCTTTTCGCCGGTACTCTGACTCTGACCGGCTGGCGGAGACTCCAGGAGACGGTGTTCGCAGTTGAAACATTCACCGCCACAACTGGTTCGGCTCTGGACTGGGTGTGCTCCACCTTGGGCTGGTTCGACTCGGCCCAACAGATCAGCGAACTGGCCGCAACGGTAGAAAGTTCCAACGGCGTGATGTTTGTCCCGGCCCTTACAGGCATCCGGACACCCGAAATGGAACCGCGGGTCAGGGCATCGCTAACAGGATTTTCCATGTCTACTACCCCTGCGGAAGTTGCATACGCGGTACTTGAAGGTATCGCTCATTCAGTCGCCAGCAGCGTCGAGGCCAACGCCGAAGTGGCCGGAATCGGTGTCACGGAGATCGTCGTGGGCGGTGGCATGTCCGGCAGTGATCCCCTGATCCAGATGCAGGCGGACCTGACAGGCATTCCTATGCGCAGACTCCCCGGCTCCGAGCTGGCAAGCCTGCGGGGGCCGCGTTCCTGGCCGGTTCCGAAGGACTGCTATGGAATTCCCTCAAGGACGCCACGTCCACGCTTAGCCGCGGAGACATTTTTCAGCCCCGCATCAGCCCGGAGCAGCGTTCCCGGCGGCGTGCCTTGTGGAAAGCAAGAGTCGACAGCGAGCTCGCTCTGGCCCGGGAGTAGCCCCGCGCGTTAG
- a CDS encoding MFS transporter, which produces MEVSIRPFFVPGTRPLTAKSLDREVEKLSSLVLRGVHDVVSYIDARPRIAGRAGVIWWLALSGLFLDAFSNSALSAGLGPMTKDLQLSAMQVALLTSLASWVAIVFNPIGGWMADKWGRVPPLVFAKFLALIGAALAAFAPGFEFVLAGRFFVGAAYGIDFAIAMALLAEFTPARFKSRINRWQGIWYTAVSANLLLAVMFYNMGTGASIWRYAVGSAGIVAMALFLAQLLFMVESPTWAARKGLLERAAVSMSKIYGEKFTAAAPGDRTPILNQATRGFANIALIFRGTYLPRTILAGTVQMAQSIQYFAVGWYLPIISLTLFGQDFVVATLGP; this is translated from the coding sequence TTGGAGGTCTCTATCCGCCCTTTTTTTGTACCTGGAACGCGGCCTCTGACAGCGAAGTCTCTCGACAGAGAGGTCGAAAAATTGTCAAGTTTAGTTCTACGCGGCGTACATGATGTTGTTTCTTACATCGACGCCCGCCCCAGAATTGCGGGCCGTGCTGGCGTCATATGGTGGCTGGCATTGAGCGGCTTGTTTCTCGATGCTTTCTCCAACTCCGCGCTGAGTGCGGGGCTGGGGCCCATGACCAAGGACCTTCAGCTAAGCGCTATGCAGGTAGCCCTTTTGACATCTTTGGCCTCCTGGGTTGCCATCGTTTTCAATCCCATTGGCGGCTGGATGGCCGATAAATGGGGTCGCGTACCCCCATTGGTTTTTGCCAAGTTTCTGGCATTAATTGGGGCGGCACTTGCCGCTTTCGCCCCGGGCTTTGAGTTCGTCCTCGCCGGACGGTTTTTCGTAGGCGCCGCTTACGGCATTGATTTCGCTATTGCCATGGCGCTGCTGGCCGAGTTCACTCCAGCACGATTTAAGAGTCGCATTAACCGGTGGCAGGGCATCTGGTACACGGCGGTGAGCGCAAACCTCCTGTTGGCTGTGATGTTCTACAACATGGGTACAGGCGCCTCGATCTGGCGCTACGCTGTTGGCTCCGCCGGTATCGTGGCCATGGCCCTTTTTCTGGCACAGCTGCTGTTCATGGTCGAAAGCCCGACTTGGGCGGCCAGGAAAGGTCTGCTTGAACGTGCTGCCGTGTCGATGAGCAAAATCTACGGCGAAAAATTCACCGCGGCCGCTCCCGGAGACCGGACCCCGATCCTCAACCAGGCAACCAGAGGATTCGCCAACATTGCCTTGATCTTCCGTGGCACCTACCTCCCCCGCACCATCCTGGCGGGGACAGTCCAGATGGCCCAATCCATCCAGTACTTTGCCGTGGGCTGGTACCTGCCCATTATTAGCCTCACCCTCTTTGGCCAAGACTTCGTGGTCGCAACCCTGGGGCCTTAG
- a CDS encoding putative quinol monooxygenase, with amino-acid sequence MTQKYFQVVAHYQAQEDEVDTVAQLLSDLAKKSREEPQNLSYDFFQGVEDKAHFVILERYADAAGFAAHRESTHFQTIGAGQIIPRLVHRSVESYEGSADA; translated from the coding sequence ATGACACAGAAATACTTCCAGGTGGTTGCCCACTACCAGGCCCAGGAAGACGAGGTCGACACGGTAGCCCAACTGCTGAGCGACCTCGCAAAAAAGAGCCGGGAGGAGCCGCAGAACTTGTCCTACGACTTCTTCCAGGGCGTGGAAGACAAAGCGCATTTCGTGATCCTGGAACGCTACGCGGATGCTGCAGGCTTCGCAGCCCACCGCGAGTCCACGCATTTCCAAACAATCGGCGCCGGACAGATCATTCCTCGACTCGTGCACCGGAGCGTCGAAAGCTACGAGGGAAGCGCCGATGCCTGA
- a CDS encoding glycerol-3-phosphate dehydrogenase/oxidase, which yields MPSRKPKADRARMVSDVPLHLTRAEQVDRLDGGTFDMIVVGGGVTGAYTAMDAAQRGYKVALLEKDDFASGTSSKSSKMIHGGLRYIEQGNLPLVRHSLLERQRLRKNARHLVQRLPFLFPVLSEDGVFDRRLAAGFESLLWTYDLAGGWREGVLHQKLTQNEVLSHCPTFRAEHLESGFMYYDARADDARLTLALARTAAFHGATVLNGARVSDVIREGGKVRGVAVDVGDREVRASAGVVILATGVWLRDWTGAGKDVDAPSIRPAKGVHIAVPWSKIRNDCTVTIPVPGRNRRATITRWGDTSYLGTTDEDYDGDLDDVNCNREEMDFLLDGARSALNIDIAPEEVLGSTGGCRPLVAPPGGKTIEVKRNHEIRIDPDGLVTVVGGKLTTSRHMAEQTVDAAQRVLGQRRRCQTKSAYLLGSAGYDAEATVASGGLAAHLGERYGTEARFVTDILAADPSLGKPVVDGLPYLEAEVVYSARHELARSVDDILSRRTRARMMARDASAAAAARVGELLMKELDLPATEIEAQVAGYVKQTAHERAVLMGEK from the coding sequence ATGCCCTCACGTAAGCCGAAGGCGGACCGGGCCCGGATGGTTTCGGACGTCCCGCTGCACCTCACCAGAGCGGAACAGGTAGACAGACTCGACGGCGGGACCTTTGACATGATCGTCGTCGGCGGAGGCGTGACCGGAGCCTACACGGCCATGGACGCGGCCCAGCGCGGCTACAAGGTCGCCTTGTTGGAAAAGGATGACTTCGCCTCCGGGACTTCCTCCAAGTCCTCGAAAATGATCCACGGAGGGTTGCGGTACATCGAACAAGGTAACCTCCCGCTGGTGCGGCATTCACTACTGGAACGTCAAAGACTGCGGAAAAACGCCCGACACCTGGTCCAGCGTCTGCCGTTTCTGTTTCCGGTGCTCTCCGAAGACGGGGTGTTCGACCGGCGTCTAGCGGCCGGTTTTGAAAGCCTGCTGTGGACCTACGATCTCGCCGGCGGTTGGCGGGAGGGTGTGCTTCACCAGAAACTCACACAAAACGAGGTTCTCTCGCACTGCCCGACGTTTAGGGCGGAGCATCTGGAGAGCGGCTTCATGTATTACGACGCACGGGCCGACGATGCCCGGCTCACCCTGGCGCTGGCCCGCACCGCAGCGTTCCATGGCGCGACCGTATTGAACGGTGCCCGGGTCTCGGATGTTATCAGAGAGGGAGGGAAGGTCCGCGGCGTGGCCGTCGACGTGGGCGACCGCGAGGTTAGGGCATCCGCCGGCGTCGTAATCCTTGCCACTGGCGTCTGGCTTAGGGACTGGACGGGGGCTGGGAAGGACGTAGACGCGCCGAGTATCCGCCCCGCTAAGGGAGTGCACATTGCGGTGCCGTGGTCCAAGATCCGCAACGACTGCACCGTGACCATTCCGGTCCCGGGTCGCAACCGCCGGGCAACCATTACCCGCTGGGGTGACACCTCTTACCTCGGAACCACGGATGAGGACTACGACGGCGATCTGGATGATGTGAACTGCAACCGTGAGGAAATGGATTTCCTCCTCGACGGTGCCCGTTCTGCCCTGAATATAGACATTGCGCCCGAGGAGGTGCTTGGCAGTACCGGGGGGTGCCGTCCGCTGGTGGCACCACCAGGCGGCAAAACGATCGAGGTAAAACGCAACCATGAGATCCGCATAGACCCGGATGGTCTGGTGACTGTGGTCGGCGGCAAACTCACCACATCCAGGCACATGGCCGAACAGACAGTCGACGCGGCACAGAGGGTGCTAGGCCAGCGCCGCCGGTGCCAAACGAAGAGCGCTTACCTGTTGGGATCCGCCGGATACGATGCGGAAGCGACGGTTGCTTCCGGCGGCTTGGCGGCGCATCTGGGTGAGCGCTACGGCACCGAGGCCCGGTTCGTCACCGACATTTTGGCCGCAGACCCGTCCCTCGGTAAACCTGTCGTCGACGGGCTGCCCTACCTCGAAGCCGAGGTGGTCTATTCAGCACGCCATGAACTGGCCCGAAGTGTGGACGACATCCTGTCCCGCCGCACCCGCGCCCGGATGATGGCCCGCGATGCGTCCGCCGCCGCGGCGGCCAGGGTAGGCGAGCTGTTGATGAAGGAACTCGACCTGCCTGCAACCGAAATCGAGGCCCAAGTGGCCGGATACGTAAAGCAAACTGCGCACGAACGCGCAGTCCTGATGGGAGAAAAATAG
- a CDS encoding FAD-binding oxidoreductase, with product MISKEALKRGYNRGNYTVGAPTQPHFAQGLGVLSGEPYFSENPVTVPSGLVAKLAAVADRVVTDAGEVLEGTRDWWAGTMIAETSGRPATPQSIIVHVSSTEQVQEVMRLTYAEEIPVTVSAGRSNVTGAALPVSGGIVLDVCGLDKFTGWDPDSQIVEVEAGVFGDIFEERIQSGYGMTMGHWPSSYAISTVGGWVACRGAGQLSTRYGKIEDMVYGMDVVLANGELVSVGNSARAAVGPDLLQLFVGSEGTLGIITKIRFQLQRLPDYGRAIAYGFNSFAEGLEACRQIMQQGATPAALRLYDNLESGVQFGLPETNVLLVADEGARESVEAGLAISERICKSTGQKLDGDAIFERWLETRYLTGKSAEGFTPGPGFVADTLEMIGKWRDLPAIYEEVVAAINAVPGTLAGSAHQSHAYVDGACLYFSLRGDVERDQRAAWYRAAWDAANSVILRHDATLSHHHGVGLLRAPYMEKSLGAGFEVLRVVKHALDPKNLLNPGKLGL from the coding sequence ATGATCAGCAAAGAAGCACTTAAGCGCGGATACAACCGAGGCAACTACACCGTAGGGGCACCTACACAGCCGCATTTTGCCCAAGGGCTCGGGGTTCTTTCCGGTGAGCCGTACTTCTCCGAAAACCCGGTCACAGTCCCCTCTGGTCTGGTGGCCAAACTGGCCGCCGTCGCCGACAGGGTGGTGACGGACGCAGGAGAGGTCCTGGAAGGGACACGCGACTGGTGGGCGGGAACCATGATCGCCGAAACCAGCGGCCGGCCCGCAACTCCGCAGTCAATTATTGTGCACGTCTCCAGCACCGAACAGGTCCAGGAAGTCATGCGCCTTACATATGCAGAGGAAATCCCGGTAACCGTTTCCGCCGGACGCAGCAACGTCACAGGCGCTGCGCTGCCCGTCTCCGGTGGCATCGTTCTGGACGTATGCGGGCTGGACAAATTCACCGGATGGGACCCGGACAGCCAAATCGTTGAAGTAGAGGCGGGCGTCTTCGGTGACATCTTTGAAGAACGCATCCAAAGCGGATATGGCATGACCATGGGGCACTGGCCCTCCTCCTATGCCATCAGCACCGTGGGCGGCTGGGTAGCATGCCGCGGCGCCGGGCAACTGTCGACCCGATACGGCAAAATCGAAGACATGGTCTATGGCATGGACGTCGTTTTGGCCAACGGTGAACTGGTCAGTGTCGGCAACAGTGCCCGTGCCGCCGTCGGGCCTGATCTGCTTCAACTGTTCGTCGGTTCGGAAGGAACGCTGGGGATCATCACTAAAATCCGGTTTCAGCTCCAACGGCTTCCGGATTATGGGCGGGCAATCGCATATGGCTTCAACAGCTTCGCTGAGGGGCTCGAAGCGTGCCGTCAAATCATGCAGCAAGGAGCAACTCCCGCTGCCCTTCGTCTCTACGACAACTTGGAAAGCGGCGTGCAGTTCGGCCTCCCCGAAACCAATGTCCTCTTGGTGGCCGATGAGGGAGCCCGGGAGTCCGTAGAAGCCGGACTGGCCATCAGTGAGCGTATCTGCAAATCGACCGGGCAGAAGCTCGACGGAGATGCAATATTCGAGCGTTGGCTCGAGACCCGTTACCTGACCGGAAAGAGTGCCGAGGGCTTTACACCCGGTCCGGGTTTCGTGGCAGACACCCTCGAAATGATCGGCAAATGGCGGGACTTGCCGGCCATCTACGAAGAAGTCGTTGCAGCCATCAACGCCGTCCCGGGCACGCTTGCAGGCTCGGCGCATCAGTCCCATGCCTACGTAGATGGCGCATGCCTGTACTTCTCACTTCGCGGGGATGTGGAGCGTGACCAGCGCGCCGCATGGTACCGCGCAGCATGGGATGCAGCCAACAGTGTTATCCTCCGTCACGACGCAACCCTGAGCCACCACCATGGCGTTGGGCTCTTGCGGGCGCCCTACATGGAGAAGTCCCTGGGCGCAGGTTTCGAGGTCCTGCGCGTGGTCAAGCACGCGCTGGATCCCAAGAACCTGCTCAATCCGGGCAAACTGGGACTGTGA
- a CDS encoding universal stress protein translates to MGPSPNQEKPRIVVGVDGSAMSVAALRWAARIALALDATITAVAAWHFPVDTGFGWSTPSDWDPEAGAREVLKEALTTAFGDKPPQGLTQRTVMGHAAYVLIEESRSAHMLVVGSRGHGGFAGLLLGSVSSACAEHAKCPVVVVRGADPQDGAPLLRPTPAV, encoded by the coding sequence ATGGGTCCGTCACCAAACCAAGAGAAACCCCGGATCGTCGTCGGTGTGGACGGTTCCGCGATGTCGGTCGCGGCACTGCGCTGGGCCGCCCGGATTGCCCTGGCCCTGGACGCCACGATTACGGCCGTTGCCGCCTGGCATTTCCCGGTTGATACCGGTTTCGGCTGGTCCACGCCGTCGGACTGGGACCCGGAGGCAGGCGCCAGGGAGGTTCTCAAGGAAGCCCTCACCACAGCCTTCGGCGACAAGCCCCCGCAGGGACTCACTCAGCGGACGGTCATGGGGCACGCCGCCTACGTCCTGATCGAGGAAAGCCGCAGCGCCCACATGCTTGTTGTGGGTTCCCGCGGCCACGGCGGCTTTGCCGGACTCTTACTGGGGTCAGTCAGTTCGGCATGTGCGGAGCATGCCAAATGCCCTGTGGTAGTGGTCCGCGGAGCCGATCCACAAGATGGCGCCCCCCTCTTGAGGCCAACACCGGCAGTCTGA
- a CDS encoding alcohol dehydrogenase catalytic domain-containing protein gives MPLQLESIPVPEPRAGEVVVKIERASLCHSDLSVVNGSRHRPLPMALGHEASGTITKVGPGVIDVQKDDRVVVVFVPSCGQCRACVTGRPALCHRGADANGTGDLLHGEAVLRSRTGERIHHHLGVSAFSEFAVVARESVIVVGKDVPFDTAAMFGCAALTGIGAVLNTAQLAPGQSIVIFGLGAVGLMAVMAAAQVEGTTVIAIDPLIEKQELAQRCGADFAGAPEDAAALVREHADGVDVALEAVGSAKVMESCLSLLTRGGALVSVGLPHPDQMITTQALQFAGLGHRLLGSYMGDSVPARDIPRYLQMWREGRLPVELLHTDTRPLKEINEGLDALADGQVVRRLFITGKPKLSPTSEGQVTEPAKSNTNRHQ, from the coding sequence ATGCCTCTGCAGCTCGAAAGCATCCCCGTTCCAGAGCCACGAGCAGGAGAAGTCGTCGTTAAGATTGAACGGGCAAGCCTTTGCCATTCAGACCTTTCTGTGGTCAACGGTTCCAGACACAGGCCCCTCCCGATGGCATTAGGCCACGAGGCAAGCGGAACCATCACAAAGGTTGGCCCCGGTGTCATTGACGTACAGAAAGACGATCGGGTTGTGGTCGTTTTTGTACCGAGCTGCGGACAGTGCAGGGCCTGCGTAACCGGTCGCCCTGCACTGTGCCACCGAGGAGCAGACGCAAACGGGACAGGTGACCTGCTCCATGGCGAGGCGGTGCTCCGCTCCCGGACGGGTGAACGCATACACCATCACCTGGGCGTTTCCGCCTTCTCCGAGTTCGCGGTGGTGGCCCGCGAATCCGTAATAGTGGTAGGCAAAGACGTCCCCTTTGACACGGCCGCGATGTTCGGCTGTGCCGCCCTCACCGGGATCGGTGCGGTGCTGAACACCGCACAACTCGCCCCAGGTCAATCCATCGTAATCTTCGGTCTAGGCGCGGTAGGCCTCATGGCTGTGATGGCAGCGGCCCAGGTTGAGGGAACCACCGTTATTGCCATCGATCCACTCATTGAAAAACAGGAATTGGCGCAGCGCTGCGGTGCAGACTTCGCGGGCGCTCCCGAAGATGCGGCAGCGCTGGTGCGAGAACACGCTGATGGAGTGGACGTCGCCCTCGAGGCTGTCGGCAGCGCCAAGGTCATGGAGTCATGCCTCAGCCTGCTTACCCGCGGCGGCGCCTTGGTGTCCGTAGGGCTGCCACATCCGGATCAGATGATAACCACACAAGCTCTCCAATTCGCCGGACTGGGTCACAGACTTCTCGGCTCGTATATGGGCGATTCAGTCCCAGCGAGGGACATCCCACGCTACCTCCAGATGTGGCGCGAAGGCCGCCTGCCGGTCGAGCTCTTGCACACCGACACCAGGCCTCTGAAGGAAATCAACGAGGGACTCGACGCGCTGGCCGACGGTCAAGTAGTGCGGCGGCTGTTCATAACAGGGAAACCCAAGCTTTCCCCGACCTCCGAGGGCCAGGTAACGGAGCCGGCTAAAAGTAACACCAACCGTCACCAATAG
- a CDS encoding glycerol-3-phosphate responsive antiterminator, producing MTDLPHELDQNLTRNPVIAAVFGVEAMARFLESDCRVCILAHVSLHELQGLLRALDNASKFTFVNMDACAGLGQDRGALEYLKNIGARGVVSTKTTLIHRANTMGMITMQKVFVTDRSNLPRNSAALEQSKPHLAQVMPWPVVAHLTEGEKRSLSPFIAAGFVLTGADVAAALKEGAKGVSTSAAELWDLAGR from the coding sequence GTGACTGATCTTCCGCATGAACTGGACCAGAACCTGACCAGAAACCCGGTGATTGCCGCCGTTTTCGGTGTGGAGGCGATGGCCCGGTTTTTAGAATCAGATTGCCGCGTCTGCATTCTGGCTCACGTCTCCCTACATGAGCTGCAAGGTCTCCTCCGTGCCCTCGATAACGCCTCCAAATTCACCTTCGTGAACATGGACGCGTGTGCCGGCCTGGGCCAGGACCGCGGTGCCCTTGAGTACTTGAAAAATATTGGCGCCAGAGGTGTGGTGAGCACGAAAACAACCCTGATCCACCGCGCCAACACTATGGGCATGATAACCATGCAGAAAGTTTTCGTAACTGACCGCTCCAACCTGCCACGCAACTCCGCCGCTCTGGAACAGAGCAAACCCCATCTGGCGCAGGTGATGCCCTGGCCCGTTGTAGCGCATCTGACGGAGGGCGAAAAACGCAGCCTCTCCCCATTTATCGCGGCCGGATTCGTGCTCACCGGGGCAGACGTCGCGGCTGCGCTCAAGGAAGGCGCCAAAGGTGTTTCCACGAGCGCAGCCGAGCTTTGGGACTTGGCTGGCCGGTAG